CTATCCGTAAGAGAATTCGGATGATGGGAACGTTGTGCGTTCCATATCTGTTCGAACTCGTCCTGGAACATTTTCCGAGAGGTGTAACGATTACGAATTCTTTGCTCGTGCGGATTGAGCCGCGAGAAAAACTCGCCCAGCGTACGCGCACCCGATTTCTGAATTTCATCCTGAAGCTGCGAAATCCCTTGCTTCACGACGCCGAGTTCTTCATCCTTATTCTTCTCAAGTGTGCGCCGGTTGCTGAGAAATCCGCGACGTTGGGCAAGGTGGAAAAAGACGCGGCCCAACAACTCGGGTGGCAGTGGATGATCAAGTGCTGCGGCTCGGAGACGGTAAATGAACGTGTGAGCTAGAAGGCCGTCGTTATTTGCACCCGGAACATTTGTCCGCAGCCATTCTTGGGCTTTTTGATCGAGCGTTTCAAGATACGCTTTGCGAGCGGTACTCGACCGCGGCCCGGTTAGAAAGAGGCCCATTTCCTGAAGCACCCGATATGTTCGTCTAAGACGCTGAGCCCGGCGAAACATTTGGCGGCGCAGTTGCCTTGCTTGACGCCGCGATTGACCAGGTGGTTCCTCTTTTCCTTTTTCGACCTCTTCCAAACTCGCGTTGCTGAGTTCCCAACACCGAACCCCTGCTCCGAGCAACGACTGCCCACCATCGTTATCAATTTCAATGGCTGCCCAACCTAGGGATACAACCCCGAGGTCAATTCCCAAGACGTAGTCTACCTGGCCGTTCTTTGTTTTCATGATTGTCCCATTTCCTCTATCAACTCACATTACTGAAAAACTCCTCCCATTTTAGCTCAATGGGGAGTTGACAACCACTGCGATTCGTTTTACTATGGAATCCAGTGTATCCGAGCGACGGTTCCACGCAAATCACAGTAAGGTGATTCCGTGTGGAATCGCCGTACGGTAAACCCAGCATGCTGGGTGCCGTTAACGCCCTCAGCCTGTGGCGGGGGCGTTTTTTATGCGCTTCAGCTCGCGCTTATCAACGCGAACAGTTTCGGTCCGTCCTATTTGAGAAGGGGCAATTTTCCCGATATACAAGACTGTGCTCACTGGCCGTCGTCTATTGTAACTCAACAGCGGGGATCATCACACTTCTTTGTGACGGCACGATTCGAGTCTTTCCGTCCTAACGCCGACGTCCCGCCCGGTCTCTATTCAACACGCCGTGGTAGGCCCTGGGGAGATTTTAGACCATCGCTCACCCCGTTGTGTCTTCACGGATGAAGTGGCACAAACCGTGCAAATTCGTTGCTGTACTCAGTTCTTATGAACCCATCGGCTTTTAATTCCATGCTGCAAACCCCGGTCGGTGTGTGTGATCCTTTCAACTCTATTAAAAAGGAATCCGCCGATGTGGAAAGCGACCATCAATCGTTAAATAGACCGAGACGAGTTAATTTCCTGCAATGTGTTACTGTAGATCGCGCCGCCGCTCGGTTGCTGCGGAACGCATGAGATGTAGCAACACGGAAGAACATGTCAAACGGCAAGCCGATCGCAGGTAGAAATACAATATATCCATCATTTACAGTTAAACTTTAAAAATATAAGCATGTGACGCCTGAAGCACGGTAGTAGCCACCTTTCCCAAGGTAATGAACGTGAGCTGTTACGGGTTTCAGGAGAAGCGAGATAAAGTTTTCGTTTGAAGTAAACGACCAATAAACGCTGTCGCGCTTCCTTGCCGAGCCATCACGCATGAGGAATTCGTTTTGTCGTCCAGGATTTGATACCCAAAATCCGGTTCCCCCAGGTAGCGATGGCTCCGATCCCGATTAGTCGCTACGCCTGAGAGTTCCGTGTCGAACTGCCCCACGATCTGGTTACCATCGTAGCCGGACACCCATATCGGCATATTCACCAAGCCGTCGAAACCTGCCGTTGCCCACGTCCGCCGCTGGTCCTTTTTCATCTCGCCACCGTTCCGTCCTGTCCGACTGGCGATATCCTCTCGCTTTGTGTCCTTTAATCAGCAACCACGACCACCGCATAAGTGTATGATGATGTTGAAGAGATCGTGCGGAGGTGCCTGCGAAGGCAATTGCGGGAAATCGGCGGCGACGGCCATCGCTGACTGACCGGGAATGAGGATATCAGGAAGATCACCCGCCAAACCCAGTCCGTAACCGCGGGAGGCACCCCATGAGAAGCGTCGTCATTTCATCAATGACCGTGCTGTGCGTCGCGATGTCCGTTGCTCAACAGGATACCGGTTCCGACTCGGTGGGCCTTGCCAGCTTCGGCGGCTTCCAGGCAGCGATCTCGATAGGCCCCGCCGCTGCCGCGACAGACCCCGAAACGCCCCCGTACTTGGCCGCCGGGCCGTTCCTCGTGGAAAGCCTTCTGGCTGACTGGTACGACCAACAGCGAAACCGAACCATCCCGGTCAAGGTGTATTATCCGACGGAGCATGGCCAACCGGCACCGGGACCGATGCCCGTCATCCTGTTTTCCCACGGCTTAGGCGGGAGTCGCGAGGCTGCCGCCTATCTTGGTCGTCACTGGGCAAGCCACGGGTATGTGTCGATCCATCTCCAACATCCCGGAAGCGACGAGTCCATCTGGCGGGACAAGGGCCAACCGATGGAGGCCCTTCGAAAAGCGGCGCAAAACCCCCGCGCGGCCCTGGAGCGAATAGCCGACGTGCGGTTTGTGCTCGATCGGCTGGAACAACTTCAGAGGGAACCCGGCCCTTTGAACGGTCGATTGGATCTGGAGCGGATCGGCATGTCGGGGCACTCCTTTGGGGCCCATACCACCTTGATCGTGGCCGGTCAGGTTGCCGTGTTGCCCGGAGGACGGGAAATCTCCCAGGCCGATCCGCGTATCAAAGCCGCCGTGGTCCTCAGTCCCCCTGTGCCCCAGCAACCGGGTCAGCGTGAAAAGGCCTTCCGAAAAATCGCCATCCCCTGTTTCTACATGACCGGCACGGAGGACGACAGTCCGATCGGCGAAACCCGCAAGGAGGACCGCCGCGTCCCGTTCGATCTCTCTGCTGATTTGGCAGATCGCTATTTGGTGATCTTTGCCGGGGGTGATCATATGATCTTTTCGGGACGCGAGCGTCCCCTTTTTGGGACGCCGGGAACGACAAGAGGCGGTTTGCTGTCTCTTCGTCGGGCACGGGAGAAAGACGAGGTCTTTCATCGCCTGATCTGTGCCGCCACGACTGCCTTTTGGGACGCTTATCTCCGCGGGGACGAAAAAGCCAGGCAGTGGCTGGCCGAAGGTGGATTCGAGAAAATCCTGGGGAGCGATGGTACCTTCGAGAAAAAGTTGATTGCGCCCCCTGTGTCGCGGGCAAACGCTGTTAACACAAACAGTGACGGCATACTGACGCTTGACGAAGTGAGAGCCTATTTTGGCAGGCGTTTTTCGAGAAGATCGCCCACTGCATCCATACCGCAACCGACGGAGAAACCATGAGAACTGCTTTGGTTCTTCTTGCGCTGATCGGTGGTGAATTGATTGGCGAGGCGGAAAGCGATCCGCCTTATCAGCGATCCGACAAGAATGCCGTCGGCAAGACGATGTCAGAAACACTTGGCGCGGCGGCGGGAGCACTTATGTGAACTGCAAAAATGCTGAATCGAAACCGGCTGACAACATCCGCGGCCAATCCCTCCACTCGGGTTGGCCGCGGGCGGTTCTTTTGCGCGGGCCCGGCGGCAATTCATGACTGTTGGATAGGTATATCTGGTACGACCAATTCATGACGGATAATCGGTCGGGACGATTCATGAATCGCCCCTACCAGTGACCATTGAGAGCTCCAGTTCTGTGTGGAGCAGCCTGTCCGTCCAAGTCCCAACAGACGGACCTGACAAGCAGGTCCCTCCATTGTGTGGATTGGAGGATCGGGTGCCTCCCGAACGGTCACCCTGGTTCCAGCCGGGCCGATGGCACGGTTGTGAAGGCTAAAGCCTTGACCGAAAAGCGGCGATGAATCGCCGCACTCCATGGAGTGCGGGGCTTTAGCCCCGCTTTCAGCGCGGGACTTCAGTCCCCGCTGAAATGGAATTCATGATCGAACGTTGATAAGCGGACCTGACAAGCAGGTCCCTCCGAAGGCGGACGTGAACCGGAGGGGCACGCTTGTCGTGCCCGGTCTGAGCTTGAACCTTATTCTGTGAGTCTTCCTGATTCGCCCAGTTTCGATTTCTTGAGTTACTCCCTCGCTAAAAGAGTTTACAACACAAACGGCTCGGAAAACTCCCATCGCTGCGGATTGGCCGTTGTCTTCGCTTTCCACGTCACACGGTCGAGAAGTGAATTGAATAAGAGTTGCCAGCCAGTCCGGTCAAGCAACCGTGAGCGCCCCGGAGGAAGGTGAGAACCCTCAGTTTGGTCAGCCTGGTTGAGGGGTATGCTATCGATCAGCTCCTGGCCCACTATCTTGCTTGCGGTTATCGGTTGCATCCTCTGCGGCCGGGGCCCAGGATGCCCATCCTAACTGGCCGGCCTGAATGTGTCAGCCGAGACGAAGCCGAGAGACTCAAGGCCACCACCGACCCGGCGGTCAAGGAGTTACTGGCATTGCTCCAAGCTGGCTATCACAGAAGGGGAAGAGCTAGCCGGCTCGAACTGGCGGGGGACATGTTCAAACCGGTGAGTGTCGAGGTGTTTGGTCCCAAGGCCCTCGCTTCGATCAACGGCCCACCGCCTGCTTTGACATCGCGTTGCATCATCGTCCCGATGCTCAGAGATGATGCGGACAGCCTAAAGCCAAAACAGCGAATTCTGTCGGAGCAGGTGCAACCAATCCGGGACAGAAGTGTACTTGTGGACACTACGAGGTACCGTCAAGATAAGCGTCAAAGCGAATGCTCGTACCACCGTGTACACCAATGAATCACCTGGCGGAGAACACCAGGATTTACAGTCTTTCCTGCTTGATGCGCGTGCCAAACCATGCTCAAAAAACAAGCGGAGGAAAAAGATTCGAACCAAATTCCTTAAGTGACGCTATAGAAAATACTTCCGACAAGTCCGGCCACTCTGGTGGCACAAAATCCGGCACACTCTCTTCCGATCGTGGATCATGACGCTACAATAAAAGTGGATCCATAAGGGCGGGCTAGGGAAGCTAGCCCCGAACCCCCGCCGCCACACGGGCTGCCCGCCCCTTTCTCTTTTGTGGTGTCCTTTCACGTGGGAGTGGCGCACGTGTCCGAAGGCTCTGTTCCTAATCACTCGCCCGGGGTGAGGCGTACATGCCAGCCGGAAGTTAGAGAAGCTGTTTACCGTGCCGTCGAAACCTTCGACGCAATCAATCGGGCGATCGCAAAACCATTGACGATTATCAACGAGACTTTTTCACAATTAAATCTCAAGTATAAAGAGGATTTGAACCGCATCCTTGAGGCTCATAACCAGGCTTATAAGCAATGTGAGGATGAGGCTCGTAAGAAGATTGAGGACTATAAGAAACAATGGCAGCAAATTTATGGCTGCCCGCATCCGCGAACCATTGAGGACTGGCAACAGCTAGCCGCTCGCGCTGGCATAAATGGGGAGACGGTCTATCGCGGCGAATGGACACTAAGTGAGGTGGCCCCGATTATCGAGGGTTATTTGCTTCGACTGAAAGATATTAGCGCGCAACTCCAACTGCAAAACTTAGCGTTGGTGGAGTCACAGCGCCGACTGGCTGGTGTGGGGATGGCCCAACCTACAGAAACGGACGCCCTGGCCAAGCCTCCCGGGAAACCGGAACCGGATTTTTGCTTCCATCGGGATGGGGATGGCTGGTTTATCCGCGCGTTTGGCAAAGAAGGGCACTTCAAGAATCGGAAGGGCTTCATTTACCTGGCCGTGTTGATCGAAAGAGCGGGAAAACCTGTCCCGATGGCGGAGTTGGTCGGCAAGGCCGAAGGGCACTCCCCGGATCCGAAGCGAACATTGCTGGCGGAAAGTTGGCAACCGGTCCTGGACAGGGAAGCGAAAAAGAGTTTGAAAGATCATCTTGTCAAATTGACGGCGGACATCAAGCAAGCCGAAGAGCGGGGGGACGTCACACTTGCCGAGATGCTCCGCAAAGAATTTCGCGAAGTGACAAATCATCTCCGCGTCGATACAACGCCCACCGGGAAGTCACGGCAGTTTGCCCGGAGCGTAGACAAGATGCGGTCGCAGATCACCAACGCGCTCTCGCGGGCGTATCAAATTTTGCATGATGGCAATATGCCTGAGCTGGCCGATCACCTAAAGGTGTGCATAAGCTGCCAGGGTGATGCTTTTATCTACCTCTCTTCCCCACCCCTCCCATGGTTTCTGGGTTAGACAGGCGGTAGTTACGCAAAACGTAACTTTGTTACGTCAAACGTAACGCGTTCCTTTGTAGAAGCGGCGGCACAGTGCCAGCCGCGGCATTCCAGAACCAATTTCTACAAAGGAGCGCAGAACCATGCTGGAAAGACTTCTTCTCACCCCCCGGGAAGCCGCTTATCGCCTTGGAATCAGCACCCGGCATTTGTGGAACCTCACCAGCCCACGCGGGCCAATTCCGGTCGTCAAGCTTGGCCGGAAGACCTTTTATCGCCCGCAAGACCTGGAAAACTTCGTGGCCGAAATGGCCCGGCAATCAGCGGAAACCGTTGAAAGCCAGCCGGGTGCACAACACGGAGGCGCGACCGCCGATGGCTGAGCGTCACGTTGCAATTCGCCAAGCATCGCCAAAGCCCCGGGACGGCCAGCGGGTGCCGGTGCTTGTGGTAGCATGGCCCCCGATCCGCGAGAACGGCCCTTGGACTCTGGAGGTGCGGGCACCCCGGGAGGTCGTCACCGCCCGGATTGTCGTTCCGCCCATCGCATTCCTCGATGACCCGCGAGCGGAGTTGCTGGCTGAAGATTTCATCACGCAACAGATTCCCAAGACCATGCACGATCTTCTGCTCCCGGCGGCGGTTGTCGCGTCGGACAATCTCCGCCCGGTTACACCGAGTGAGTTTCTGGATGCCCAGGAGTATGCCACTTTGATACGGAGTCTTGTGAATGCCTGATCACTACCCAGCAACTCTCAAGGCCACAGCAAGCAACGGCGAAATTGTGGTAACACTGAAAGGCGGTCCTCTTCCCAAACCTATCACTCATTCTGTTCCAGTGAAGGATCGAACGGCCTGGCGTGAATTGGCGGACCGATTCCACCGTCAATTTGGGATCGATATGGGCGACACACTCAATGTACTCCTCGAGGCGGTCCACGAGGCAAAAACACAGGGCAGGGATGCCCACCCGGTGGATCCCCCGGTGGAATCCCCGCCCGTGGATACGCCGGCCGATTTCCCGCCTAAAACCAACAACACAGAATCGGAGTTTGATTTTCAACCCGTCATCATCAACCTCGAAGAGGTTGTAGCGACCCCGGTGGAATGGCTCTGGGATAAACGCATTCCGTTAGGCCGGATCACACTCTTAGTTGGCAAGCCAGGCCAAGGCAAGAGTTTTCTGACGTGTGACTTTGCGGCCCGTGTGACCACCGGGACGCCGTGGCCGGACGGTTCACCCTGTCAGAAAGGTTCGGTTCTCATGCTCACACTGGAAGATG
This is a stretch of genomic DNA from Thermogutta terrifontis. It encodes these proteins:
- a CDS encoding alpha/beta hydrolase family protein encodes the protein MRSVVISSMTVLCVAMSVAQQDTGSDSVGLASFGGFQAAISIGPAAAATDPETPPYLAAGPFLVESLLADWYDQQRNRTIPVKVYYPTEHGQPAPGPMPVILFSHGLGGSREAAAYLGRHWASHGYVSIHLQHPGSDESIWRDKGQPMEALRKAAQNPRAALERIADVRFVLDRLEQLQREPGPLNGRLDLERIGMSGHSFGAHTTLIVAGQVAVLPGGREISQADPRIKAAVVLSPPVPQQPGQREKAFRKIAIPCFYMTGTEDDSPIGETRKEDRRVPFDLSADLADRYLVIFAGGDHMIFSGRERPLFGTPGTTRGGLLSLRRAREKDEVFHRLICAATTAFWDAYLRGDEKARQWLAEGGFEKILGSDGTFEKKLIAPPVSRANAVNTNSDGILTLDEVRAYFGRRFSRRSPTASIPQPTEKP
- a CDS encoding helix-turn-helix domain-containing protein; translation: MLERLLLTPREAAYRLGISTRHLWNLTSPRGPIPVVKLGRKTFYRPQDLENFVAEMARQSAETVESQPGAQHGGATADG